The Macadamia integrifolia cultivar HAES 741 chromosome 3, SCU_Mint_v3, whole genome shotgun sequence genome segment AGGTTACAGAGCTCCAAATCTACTGCACAACTTTGCTAAGTCAAAAAATGTTGGTGATCATAGATCGTTGTGCTTTCACTTGAAGTCTATTGTACTTTGTACATGTAATGTCTTAGAATACTTCATTCTCGTTATATTGGAACCCATCACAAATAAAATGCATGTGTTTGATCAATGTAAATTGTTGTTCTAATGTCAAAAGCACTTGACTCTGTTCTACCTAGTTTTACAATTTTTAATGTGGATATCATATAATTTTCAACTTGCAGGGCCAATTCCACCTCGAATTTTAAAcaatcaaaatgaaaattgaggagaCTTAATAACTCCATTAATGAGATGAACCAAAACGGTCCCGAATCTTCTCAAGtctttgaatttatttattttagtatttataggctatttattcttttcttccttcttttcctccCTCAAATCTTTCTTGTCTTCCTTGTTGCTATCATCTAAGAAGAGGCGGAGGTCTACCCTTAAGTCTTAGAATAAGTCACCCGAATTGGATCAACACTCCTTCTCACAAGAATGGTCTACCCCTGATCCTATGATAGGGGGAACATATAAAACTCTTTAGAGAAAACCTACCAAGCTTGATTGCTCATTTGCTCCAGAAGCATTTTAACACCTGAGATGGACGAGGATTGAATTGGGGAAAGAGAGATGGAAGATAAACGACGCAAGTCGTACCAAGCTTTCCTAAACATTTTTTACCCTCCACGCGCAAACCAATCCCAAcgtcaagaagaagaagaagcagcagcagaagaagtAAGGACTCTCTCTCTACTAACGACTTAAATACTTCACCACTTCTAGGGTTTTatcaaaaaagtgaaaaagtAACAAAACACAGTGCACAAAAACCAGATCTTTCGGAAGATCCCCCCAAATACCCCGGGAGAGAGATCTGCGGATGGCATCCATCCATCCTGCCCCTTTCTTGTTTGTGTTTATCTGCGTGGATGCGAATATCTGTAATAGCTGTAATCGAATTAATTGACAATCTTGATTGTGTAATATGTTTCATGATTCACGACACAGCAAGCGGTTCTCAACCCAGCATTGACAAGCGCCGTGCCTCATGATGTGTGTGATTTTCCAGAGGAAGAGGGAGCGGAAGAGGATGAAAACTCCTCGAGTGAATCTGCTAGCGAACGCACGCTTCGGAACCTCACCAGGTCTAAAAGGAAACGACTTCGGAGGATGAAACTCAAGCAAGCTGCTTCCAGCCGCCGCCGCAGTATTATTGGGCCTATGTTGCCTTCAATGGAAGAAACCCCCCATGGCGTCGATAATGCCCTAGATGAATCTCCCATTACTCCTCCACCTCTACCAGAAACTGTCATCCATAATGCTAATGCTGCAGAGGGAATTGGTGCTGGAAACAGAGACTATCGAGGTATCCATTCGTTTCTTCATGCCTCGCTTCTCTATTCTTCGTCATTGCTTTGGGTAGCATTGAAATCAATCTGTCGGTGTTAAATCCTTGCTACGTGCTTATTCCATTGTGCAGGAGATCCCCTTAACGTGCAGAAAAAGAGATTGAAGCAAAGAAGATTGGCTAAAAAGCTTAGCCGGAGCACCAAGAATTGCACTATTAAGGAGATGGAGATTCCTGTTCCAGACATGTCGCCTGCCCAATAGTTGCACTGAGTTTCCTGGACACTATTGAGACATGTCGTGTCCTGAAAGCTGGATTCGTTATGCAAGATGCAAATGGCCTCACTTTCTCCTGTGATAAATTATAAATTGGGTGGAAGGAACAAGATCAGCTTCCAGCCTGCAAATTGGTTCTGGAAGTATGCGTGTCTATCTGCCTCTGTACCtccatttattttttacttcttgATTTATGCATAGGGTGGCTTGACTAGTTTTTCATAtctaaagaattttatttttttttttgggtgaaatttCCATATCTAAAGAGGCCAGAGTGTTTTCagcgaaaaaaaataaagaggagaGGGTTGTTTCTCTACATTCCAGTAAACGGACTGCCATGGAAGTGCCTCCATCGATGATTCCCGTAAGGATTACAGATGATTTCCCCATAGccttttctttctgttttacTGGTTAAAATCATGAGTTCCAGTCCAGACCTAGGTCCAAGACATCGGTGTGGATGGGGTGAATGCCATGAGCGATCGTATGCGTGATCTCACATGGGTTAGAAGCAGATTGTTAGAGACTAGTTGAACATGTTACTGAAGAAAGACATTGGGTTAGTTAGGATCACGCCATTCTAAATTTTAGATTGTTCAGCCATTTCATCGAACACCTCGTGGGCAAAATGTATTTGACAAGTAATCCAATATATTGAACTCCCAGTCTCCCACTTAATCAGCATTAGACCAACACTTGAACCACATCAGAGGTTTCAGATCGAATAGCTGCGTATCTGTGAAGGGATTGGGTTGTTGTGGGATCTCTGAAAGAGTCTTAGCGATGGAGCCACACCTCTGCTTCCCGCAGTGGGAACATGGTTTGCTGGGAAGATAAAATTTCATGAAACCTGAGCTAATGAATACTCTTCTTGGATGCATCATCTCTCTCACAAGTCCAAAACCATCTTACTAAATCGAAGTTGAAAGTAATAACGTCCTGGCCTCTCCCTTACCCTCACCTCACGTTCAGGCAGTAGCGCAGTGGGCCATGGCTTCCCTCTTTCCTAcgttcttttttattcttggcTTTTTTACTGTTTACTGTTTCATCTTCTTCGTATGAATGTGAAAGATCCAACTGCCTTATTACGCCCAGTTATGTCTAGACAGATAATGATAAATCCAGACATGCAGGCTGATCAAGGTCAATATTGACTAAGACCGATACAATATCTGATACCGATTACTAAAGTCCTGGTAGGGAGGACGAACACCACCCTCAAAACATGCACAATCCTTCCTAATATGTAGTCCACCAACTCTTTGTGAACATATCTTTCTCCCAGGCCCAAAGGGAATCCAGCTCAAAATCATTTTTAGGAGGATGAATTTGGGTTCGCGCTACCTATGATCACCTAATTGGCTAATTGTATAACTAAGGATTCAACACTTGtcccttttgtttctttatatACCATCCTCACCATTGTAATGATAGTGGTAGGACATGAGAATATGAGACAGGTGTAGATTCCTCAATGATCAGGTGATCATATGTGCAGTGTTGTACCAAAAAACAAAGATCATATGTGCGGTATGTCCCAACTCAAAGGGAATCAGTCTTAGCAATGCTTCCTATTAGGCAGTTTGTGTTTGGTAATCAAGActcaagggaagaaaagaaaaaaaaaaatacaaaaaattgtacaattttcttggtttaataaatggaaaaattacatgattaagcacttttgagtttccttttacaaaaatacccaaccTATGTTTCAGTTAACTAAATCacacaaaatcaggtttgggtttaccaaactacccaaaacagtgcccTACGTCACCATATATGAttcttttgacatttttacccctcacttcttccttcttccctcttccattGCCCACATGAGCATCTCTCCCCTGTTCTCACCTGCTCCTCACCTCATCCTCCATAGCCATCCATGGTGCACCTTTGTAGCTTTCGCCTCAAGTACCTGACATGCCATTGATCTtcctttaggaaaaaaaaaaaatcaaatgtatAACCCTATTTTCTCGTTGCATTAACTTCAATGCATGCCAATGGTCGTGGTTGGTTGTGCAAGTGGACGCAATCACACTGTGGACAGGGAGAAGAAAGCTCAAGAACAACAACTCTTACAGAAACTGAGATAGGAAGCGGGAACGGAGATTCGGGAATGTAATTAATTCGATTCCTCATAACCCATTGAACCCAAATCTCCCTACACCATTGAACTTCTTAAAGGAAATGCCACCTAGCTCACACTTTACTTGAGCAAACAAAGGATTAGCAACGGACTCCAGCTTAGCCACCTCTTCTCAAGATCTATTGAGCTGAGGTGGCATTTCCTTTACTTCTCTCCTCCGATGGAAATCTCACGAATTTCATCACCTAAGCTTCCATTTACCCAAGGTGGTTATGTTGTTGCAGCTGTTGCCGTTCAATCCTTATTAACCCCATCATAACGAGCAGATAATGTGCCCCTAGATTACTAGCAGAAACACTAACAACAAACAAAACTGCAATTGCAATAGTAGAATCTGGTTTCCCTTTTAGATTTCCAAATCCAGCAATATGCAGAGATTAACTTTGATGTCATGGATGAATCAGATCCAATAGCAACAACAGCAACTTGGTGCAGCTGCTAGTGGGATGGGACCATGAGTGGGTAGATGAATTTTGATGGTTCTCACTTTCAACAGCAGTAGCATCAGATGGGTTAATGGCAGATTTGGGCAAGGCTCTCATGAAATCGCACACCAAGCTTTTTAAGTGCTGGTGGTGGAATCGATAGGGATGGTGTTGTCGATGGTGGaggaggattttttttcttttaacagcGGTGGAGAACATTGCGAGGGAGCATAGGGAAGGCGAAAAACTTGCAAGTGGTGAatgggagaggagaggagacgaagaagagagataaaaatgtcaaaaaaaaacGATGTGGTGAGGGAGGCCACTGTTTTGGGTAGCTTGGTAaatctaaacatgattttgtgtgATTTTGATAACTGAAACATaagttgggtaattttgtaaaggaaaaccaaaaGTGGATAATTAAGTAATTTTTTCTGTAATAAATTCTGATGGTATTTGATGTCAcagaagaagatttttttttttttttttttttttgaattttaaatttcacCTTTAGGAACATGGTGAAGTTTTCTGTGACATCACAAAATTCATGGATAGCTCTATTATGTGGGAATGGTCCCTCCAGAGTTCCCAGTGGTGAGTGGGCTCCCGTTTCTACCTCATCATCTTCCATCATCGGCATGACGCGAAACTTGTGGTCGTGGTGCTTCGATCCGTCTTTGTGTGacagagggggagagagagagagaggagactGCGATAAGTGCAGGATAGGATTTGAAAACCAAAATAGGAGGGTGATCCAGTGCGATAAACCTCTAGTTGAGGAAGTTCAATTGGTTGAGTAGGGCGGAATGTTTGTTACTGTAAGTGAGGCCAGTTTGTCCTCTGTACTTGTACGTCTACGTGTTTATGGAAATGTAGGAGGGCAAGGAAGCAAAGGGACAACAAGACTCGAGTCCGACTCGGTCACAGCAgcgacgacgacgatgacgccGACAGCAAGGGGACGGCGAGGGCTCCTCCTATCATCTGTTGTGCTATTTGCGCCATCTTCATCGTTAACGGCTACTGCTACGACTTCTCAACTCCAGGAGAATGACTCCAGGACCGAACTTCTTCAAAGTTGGTACTCTCAGTTACCATTCCTCTTCATTTATCCATATTAtgcttttttaatatatgatgAATCCCATTAAAATGGGTCATAACGCTCTCTCACTGATTATCctcttttgaattttgaaattcgtCAGAATATCTGAAGAAATCAGAGGTGAACAAGGCCAAAAATGACAAAGAGGTAAGGCAACACACTACAGAATTGTTGTTTCTTAAGCAAGAAATTTCCCTTTATGCATAAAAACCTAGTTTTGCCCTGTGACAAGTTTGATCGGCCTGAAAATTTGTGGGTAGATAGATCACATTTCTAGTTACACGACCACAATGAGGGTGCTCCAGACTACGGAAGGGTATATGATAGAATTTTAGACAAAGAGATTTGAAACATTACCACTCTAGGCCATTCCCTAGATATTCAATAGTTGGATTCACCACATTACTCTTCCATGATGGAGAACTAAATCTTCCAACCAGAGTCCAGAAACTAGTGAAGTTTTTTAACTTATGTTAAATTTGTAATTTACATCCACTCTTCTGAGCTCATCAAACCAAATTATCAGTTTCGTGAGTATATGGAATTataatcatcttcatcatcatcatcatcataaggACTAGTACCTAGTATCATTAGTACCACTATATATTACTGTTGActaattccttttctttttttcctctcccaAAAACTCTAGAGGCTGGATGGTTATTTTAAGCGCAACTACAAGGATTATTTTGAATTCCTTGAAGGGTCTGCAAGAGGGAAGACCAATGAGCAGCTCTCTGAAGCTGAGAAAGGGATCCTCAGCTGGCTTGAGGCTAACAAATAAGATCTTAATTCCTGTATATCTATCCGTGGGATTAAACTATCCAGAAGCAGGCCACCTTTCTAGTTCCAAGAatgatttcctcttttttcttttcttttctcggAATTTTCCATGATAATACAAGGCCCTCAGGCTAAGCTGAAGGTGATGTTTAGTACTTTGGTAATGAAGTGTATGTTTACTAATAATTCAGGATTCAGAAGCTATTTTGTATGAAAAATGACAATGTCAACTCTTTCCACCATTTCATTTGATCAGGTGAGCCACCCATTGGTGATGTAATCATCGTCAATTTGAATTTATCTCAttatcacccaaaaaaaaaaaatcacaaagcTTGGCAGATCATTTGCTAGGTCCAGGGATTACGATGTCATTGGTCCAACAGACTAAGTTAGTGCAGTTCCCTGACGAGGAGTTGCAGTAGAGGAAGGTGATTGTGCACTCAGTCAGGCTTCATGAGATTGATGTCATCAATAGCAGGTAGCCTCACTCAGCTCCTCCTTTCATCCTTTGCTACAGTATTTACTCCCTTGATTACTTTGTCCAAACTATCTTATTATGACGATAACATTGTTAAAACAAACAATCCATTTTAAGTGTTTCGGCAATTGTATCTATACcaataattattatttcttattgttttattaattgtctatcaagattttattattaccaaaaaatatatatctggTACCATTTAAAAAGAGTAATTTATCAATGTGCTCCATTTGTACTCTGTTCTTCGTCATTTCAAACACCTACACTTGCTTTGCATCACTGGAATGCTTTGAAGATATTCTCAATAACAATGTCTCTGTCCGTGTAAGGTATTCTCAATAAGAACAATTATTGTTAAGTTCATCTAATGCAAAAAGTGCAGATAGGTAGATAAAAACCAAGCAGGCACAGCTTATTAAGTTCCATCGagttcccattctcttttcccaAACAGATACAAATTTGAATCTAGAATTCCTCACTTATAAAGTAGCCTATAGCTCGTGGCATCCTTTTCTGCCCATAAGAGACAAATAGAATCTAGGATTCCTCCCTGATAACACACGCCATTGTACATGACATTGCTTCATTATTAAACAGGCTATAGTATGTGAAGATAGATGGGATTCTGGGTCTACAATTAGAGTCGCCCTAGTATGGCTTGGAAGTTGGAGGGGCATTTACAGAGTTCTTTCTAAGTTGTTGTATTATGTGAGATATGAGGTGGGTAAAGGAGATGAAATGAGGTTGTATGTTGTAGTAGCGTCATATCTAAGGTTAGATGCCTTACAGTACATGATTTTCTCAGCTATATGCTCTTGTTAAGGAAAACGCTATGGGTTGAGGTTAGTCTAATTACCCCTTAAGGTATAGTAAAATCTTTGCAGATGAGCTGGCAAGAGTTGGGGCTAAggttcagatttttttttcttttttggttccCAAACCAGGTCAGACAATCAGCCGGAATGATCTGTCAAAAAGTTTCCACTACTAACTGTAAGTTCTCAATGAAAGAGAAAACAGTCAATTAACCATCTGTGGACATCTTTTAACCTTCATGGGTAAGGGCTTACTGGTCTGTGCAGATCATAATCCCACCTGGTCTGCACTCATTTACCACTTTGTGGTTGGTCAGATGAAGCTGAATTGGTGGATAAATAGACCCCAAAGTCTC includes the following:
- the LOC122074585 gene encoding uncharacterized protein LOC122074585, with protein sequence MEDKRRKSYQAFLNIFYPPRANQSQRQEEEEAAAEEQAVLNPALTSAVPHDVCDFPEEEGAEEDENSSSESASERTLRNLTRSKRKRLRRMKLKQAASSRRRSIIGPMLPSMEETPHGVDNALDESPITPPPLPETVIHNANAAEGIGAGNRDYRGDPLNVQKKRLKQRRLAKKLSRSTKNCTIKEMEIPVPDMSPAQ